Within Aspergillus oryzae RIB40 DNA, chromosome 2, the genomic segment ATTGCGCGACTTCTTATGCGTTCTACGCGGCATGATAATGGTCGTGGTCGATCCACATCCCTCGAAGAACTATTCATGTGGGTGACTGCGGTCTGTTCGCCAACCTATTTCTTACACGCTATCGAATCATGTTCTTCATACTATGCGCAGATGCTGCTAATAGCTCACTGCAGATTTTGGATCCAGATGGACTCTAAAGAAAGCTTCTTAGCGTATGAAGAGAAGGTTCGAAGTAGCCAAAGGCCTAAAATAAGGAATCCGCGTATGCACGGACCACTTTTAATATAGGATCCACTACCGGATTCGATACGCGTATTCGGTCGATTTACTTTAGGGAACAGTGCTTGTCTATGGAGGCTTTGTGCCAATTTCTTTACGCGTATAACGTATCCCTACTATGGTGCATGAAAAAGGCTTCGCGATCAGTGTTCGGACATATAAATACAAAATGTTTCACCCCAGAATTTTAGGGGTAATCCCAGAATACTCCCCCAAGGACATACGATTATCAAACGACTCTCACGACAATGGCGCAACTTGAGCCTTATGCAGGGGATTACTACCTCTGGGCATATCTACCATCAGTCCCAGCAGCtgttatcttcctcctgcttTTTCTGGGTGCCACCATCTACCACTTCTGGAAACTATGGAAAATGCGAGTTGGGTTCTGTCTCGCCTTCGCCATTGGAGGCATATGTGAGCGCTGCTTTACCCTTAGTTGGATTGCATTGAACGAAGCTAACAATATTACAGTCGAAGTTATCGGATACGGTGCACGGGCTGCTGCTTACAACAGAACTGGAGAAATCATGCCCTACTGCATCCAGAATGTGttcattcttcttggcccGGTTCTCTTCGCCGCATCAGTGTACATGACCCTCGGCCGCATCATCCGCAGTGTCCGAGCCGAACATCACTCGCTGATCCGAGTCGGCTGGTTGACTAAAGTCTTTGTCCTGGGTGACGTGCTCTCCTTCGTGATCCAAGGTAGCGCAGCAGGTCTGATGGCGACAGGATCAAACgcgaagatggggaagaataTCGTGATTGTCGGTCTGTTGGTCCAAGTTATCATGTTCGGGCTGTTTATTGTAACTTCGATCGTGTTTCAAAAACGTATGCATCAGCATCCAACAATCCAAGCATTCGACCAGGCCATTCCCTGGAAATCCCACTTGCACACACTCTATGCAGTCAGTGTGCTGATCATGGTTCGATCTATATTTCGGGTGATCGAATATGCCATGGGCCAGGACGGGTACTTGTTGAGCCATGAATGGCCAATGTATGTCTTTGATACATTGCTGATGTTCGCTGTCATGGTGATCTGGGGGGTATGGTACCCGGGAAACCTCGACTTCCTGATACAAAAGCCTGCCTCAGACACTATGAGTATGCACAGGCCTGAGGAAGGATTACGGTGTTCATAGGCTGGCTATCCACGAAGTTAGTGAACTTGGAACGAAGCACTTCTGCTTAGAAGTACACTTTACCTATTTTATTCTTGTATATAATACTCCTCGGCCACCCCATAGTCAGATGGATCAGATTCCTGCTTCGACAGAAGCATGGTTAATATACATTGACGACTTTAAAACAAACTACAACATTGGTATTACGCATGGTACATATGTGTGTCCAAACTCCAGAGAACAATTCAGACGAGAACGAACCTCAAAgataattatatatagtgGGATTACCAACAAGCGCCTAGTTGAGATATTACAAAACTGTTAATCACCACCTGACAGCATGAAAATCCA encodes:
- a CDS encoding RTA1 domain-containing protein (predicted protein); amino-acid sequence: MAQLEPYAGDYYLWAYLPSVPAAVIFLLLFLGATIYHFWKLWKMRVGFCLAFAIGGIFEVIGYGARAAAYNRTGEIMPYCIQNVFILLGPVLFAASVYMTLGRIIRSVRAEHHSLIRVGWLTKVFVLGDVLSFVIQGSAAGLMATGSNAKMGKNIVIVGLLVQVIMFGLFIVTSIVFQKLSVLIMVRSIFRVIEYAMGQDGYLLSHEWPMYVFDTLLMFAVMVIWGVWYPGNLDFLIQKPASDTMSLRKDYGVHRLAIHEVSELGTKHFCLEVHFTYFILVYNTPRPPHSQMDQIPASTEAWLIYIDDFKTNYNIGITHVGLPTSA